The genomic window CCCAGGAAAAACAACTCAGTAGAGATACCCAGAGACAGAACTAGGAGAGCATGTTGTAGGAAGGATAAGTGTGAGGTCTGGGTGGAGTATGGTTATCAGGGAAAGCTTCCTGGTGGAAAATGTTAGGCCCTGAAGGATAAGGATTGCTGTATGGAATTGCTGTACTTCAGGTTGCATGGTTGGGACTTCTGATGGGTCTTTAAAGggcctcttttcctcttttctcctaaCCCTGACGTTTGCTCAGGCTCTGACGTCTCTTTCACGTCCCTGCAGGAAGGCGTGTAGTCTTCATGGGAGATGATACCTGGAAAGACCTTTTCCCTGGTGCTTTCTCCAAAGCTTTCTTCTTCCCATCCTTCAATGTCAGAGACCTAGACACAGTGGACAATGGCATCCTGGAACACCTCTACCCCACCAGTGAGCATGGGGCCAGAGCACTTAGTTCTAAGAGTGGGAGCTGGGGAGAACTGCTTTAGTCCACAAATTCTGAGCCACCCATGGGTATAACAGCCTGGGCTTGTATCCCTGGACATAGAGGAGTGTCAAAGCCTGGCTGGGGTTGAGGAGTGGGTCTTAGTCTTCTGTGCTCAGTGTTCTCCCCTTCACAGTGGACAGTGGTGAATGGGACGTGCTGATTGCTCACTTCCTGGGTGTGGACCACTGTGGCCACAAGCATGGCCCTCACCACCCTGAAATGGCCAAGAAACTTAGCCAGATGGACCAGGTGATCCAGTGAGTGTGGGGTATTGGCTGGGGGAGTGGGTTTGTGTCTGAGAATCTCGAAGAAGCTCTTATCTTAGAGCTTCTTTCCTGGCTGAATTCTGTCTTCTCTAGGCCTTCTGCTGAAGCTAGAGGCTCCATCCATCTTGATTAACTCAATGTGTAGCTTTGGGCATCAGGATCATGGCCGAAGACACGTCTCTTTGCCAAAGGTCTAGGCCTTACTAATGGAGTTATAGCTGGGGATGAATAGGCCCCTggagaaaaatcttttttctttttgagaaaaatatttattcgTTTCTACTCCTGACACATTTCTTGGCCCCCAGGGGACTTGTGGAGCGTCTGGAGAATGACACACTGCTGGTAGTGGCTGGGGACCATGGGATGACCACAAATGGAGACCATGGAGGGGACAGTGAGCTGGAGGTCTCAGCTGCTCTCTTTCTGTATAGCCCCACAGCACTCTTCCCCAGCACCCCACCAGAGGTGAGGCCTGGGATGTTCCTCATCTGTTCTCCCAGTAATCAGCCCATGTTACCATCACAGCATCCTCATGAATACCTCTATTTTAGGCCCCCAAATCCATGATCCTGGGTATCCCCCACTCTCATTTCTTACCTAGGCCCCTATGTCTGCCATCCCAAATATTGACTTCAGCTTTGTGATGAATCTATTGACCACTGTCATTTCCCTTTAGGAGCCAGAGGTGATTCCTCAAGTTAGCCTTGTGCCCACGCTGGCCCTGCTGCTGGGCCTGCCCATCCCATTTGGGAATATCGGGGAAGTGATGGCTGAGCTATTCTCAGGGGGTGAGGACTCCCAGCCCCACTCCTCTGCTTTAGCCCAAGCCTCAGCTCTCCATCTCAATGCTCAGCAGGTAGGTAAGCGGGCTGGGTTTCCAGGTGACAGAGCTAGAGTGGGCGTGAAAGAAGCATAATGAACCACTCTATTGTCCTTTGACTAGTCTTAGTCCCACCTTCCATACCTATCCCTCTTCCGTTATCCCTCCCTTCCCTGATCCCGGACAGAGTTTGGGTCCTTGACTTCCAGGTACCCCCTTTTGTAATACCTATTTTTGTCTCTGCCCCAATTTATGTCTCTGACCTGTTCCCCTTGGCCTCTGACCTTTTCTCTGCCAGGTGTCCCGATTTCTTCATACCTACTCAGCTGCTACTCAGGACCTTCAAGCTAAGGAGCTTCATCAGCTGCAGAACCTCTTCTCCAAGGCCTCTGCTGACTACCAGTGGCTTCTCCAGAGCCCCAGGGGGGCGGAGGCGACACTGCCGACTGTGATTGCTGAGCTGCAGCAGTTCCTGCGGGGAGCTCGGGCCATGTGCATCGAGTCTTGGGCTCGTTTCTCTCTGGTCCGCATGGCGGGGGGTACTGCTCTCTTGGCTGCTTCCTGCTTTATCTGCCTGCTGGCATCTCAGTGGGCAATATCCCCAGGCTTTCCATTTCGCCCTCTACTGATACCTGTGGCCTGGGGCCTGGTTGGCGCCATAGCTTATGCTGGACTCCTGGGAACTATTGAGCTGAAGCTAGATCTAGTGCTTCTAGGGGCTGTGGCTGCAGTGAGTTCATTCCTGCCTTTTCTGTGGAAAGCCTGGGCTGGCTGGGGGTCCAAGAGGCCCCTGGCAACCCTGTTTCCCATCCCTGGGCCCGTCCTGTTACTCCTGCTGTTTCGCTTGGCTGTGTTCTTCTCTGATAGTTTTGTTGTAGCTGAGGCCAGGGCCACCCCCTTCCTTTTGGGCTCATTCATCCTGCTCCTGGTTGTCCAGCTTCACTGGGAGGGCCAGCTGCTTCCACCTAAGCTGCTCACAATGCCCCGCCTTGGCACTTCAGCCACAACAAACCCCCCACGGCACAATGGTGCATATGCCCTGAGGCTTGGAATTGGGTTGCTTTTATGTACGAGGCTAGCTGGGCTTTTTCATCGTTGCCCTGAAGAGACACCTGTTTGCCAATCCTCTCCCTGGCTGAGTCCTCTGGCATCCATGGTGGGTGGTCGAGCCAAGAATTTGTGGTATGGAGCTTGTGTGGCGGCGCTGGTGGCCCTGTTAGCTGCTGTGCGCTTGTGGCTTCGCCGCTATGGTAATCTCAAGAGCCCTGAGCCACCCATGCTCTTTGTGCGCTGGGGACTGCCCCTAATGGCATTGGGTACTGCTGCCTACTGGGCATTGGCATCGGGGGCAGATGAGGCTCCCCCCCGTCTCCGGGTCCTGGTCTCTGGGGCATCCATGGTGCTGCCTCGGGCTGTAGCAGGGCTGGCTGCTTCAGGGCTCGCACTGCTGCTCTGGAAGCCTGTGACGGTGCTGGTGAAGGCTGGGGCAGGCGCTCCAAGGACCAGGACTGTCCTCACTCCCTTCTCAGGCCCCCCCACTTCTCAAGCTGACCTGGATTATGTGGTCCCTCAAATCTACCGACACATGCAGGAGGAGTTCCGGGGCCGGTTAGAGAGGGCCAAATCTCAGGGTCCCCTGACTGTGGCTGCTTATCAGTTGGGGAGTGTCTACTCAGCTGCTATGGTCACAGCCCTCACCCTGTTGGCCTTCCCACTTCTGCTGTTGCATGCGGAGCGCATCAGCCTTGTGTTCCTGCTTCTGTTTCTGCAGAGCTTCCTTCTCCTACATCTGCTTGCTGCTGGGATACCCATCACCACCCCTGGTAAATATCTCAGCTCTGATTCACATAAAGACAATAGTGATGTGAATTTGGCCCCTCTTGTTTTCAAGGAGGTGTTGCTCCTCATGTTCCTGAGCTTGACAGAGGGTCCCATGCTCCACACAACTAGGAAGGTCTTCTTGGTGTCCTCTCTCTTATCTGCCATAGCCAAGCAAATTGGTCCCTCCCATTGGGTCCCAGGGTTCATGGAGAGGGGAGACAAGGAGTCCTCTAAGACTCCTTGTGGAAATGCTGCATCCTCATGAGCACATTTCTTGATTTTCCAGTGATGGAAGTAGTAAATTGTGAATATATAATGGTACTGAGCTGTATGTgtttgagagaaagaaagagattggCCACAGCAGGATTCAAATAAGCCTGATGGCGCTTTTGTACCACAGAGAGAATTAGAATAACAGAATGTTGACTGTAACGAGGTTGGGCTGATGGGCATGTGAGTGTGTATGAGAATTGATTCTGAAGTAGTAGGAGTATATGATTGTGGAGCAGTAGCCTATGGATTAGGGAATAAGAAGTGACTGTAAAGTGGCATATCTTTTCTTCCAGGTCCTTTTACTGTGCCATGGCAGGCAGTCTCGGCTTGGGCCCTCATGGCCACACAGACCTTCTACTCCACAGGCCACCAGCCTGTCTTTCCAGCCATCCATTGGCATGCAGCCTTCGTGGGATTCCCAGAGGGTCATGGCTCCCGTACTTGGCTGCCTGCTTTGCTAGTGGGAGCCAACACCTTTGCCTCCCACCTCCTCTTTGCAGGTACTCCCTCCTCCTTCACTTGCTTCCATTGTTTACTCTGGctttgtggaaagaaaggaaacccCTGGATTTGAATGGAGAGATGTGGGTTTGTTGGATCTTTGGCACCTCTTGGCCTAGGCTAATTGGAACCTGAGCTAGCCAGGGTGGCCTACTGATTCCAGCCATACCCTCTCCCGAGGCAGTAGGTTGCCCactgctcctgctctggcctttCCTGTGTGAGAGTCAAGGGCTGCGGAAGAGACAGCAGCCCCCAGGGAATGAAGCTGATTCCAGAGTCAGACccgaggaggaagaggagccacTGATGGAGATGCGGCTCCGGGATGGGCCTCACCACTTCTATGCAGCACTGCTGCAGCTGGGCCTCAAGTACCTCTTTATCCTTGGTATTCAGGTGGGTGTAGGAGAGAGATCAGGGAGTTGGTGTTTTTTCTTCGTGTGTGCATCACTTTCTTTCAGACCTTCAAAACCGCGGGAGAGAGCCTTGACTGAAGTTCACATAAGTGAAGTGGTTGCCCAAGCCCAGTGGCCTCAAATGGCAGCTCTGAGACTTGAACCTGGGTCTCCTTAATCCTGGATCATTTCCCCTCTACAAGCTAGATCTGGACCCTGCTAGTTGCATTTGAGGATTACTCTATCAGTGGACAGACTGGAAAAACTGAGTTGATAGCCAGGATTTTCTTCCCAAACTGTGGTCATGGatcctcttcctttcctccagAGGCAGATGTGGCACTGATATCTTCCTCCATCCTGGGGGCAGAGCCTGAGTGTTAGCATTGCAGATGGATAATGACTTGCCCCAAGTCACATAGTGAGTCTGCTTGGGGCAGGACAGGAAGTAGGTCTCCTAACTCCTAGCCCAGGACATGCAATATTTTTTCCACCGACATGCACTATTCTGCTTCCATTTTTTACAGGGGCCTATAGAAACTCTCCCTTTGCcctgcttcctcctctccttcacAAGTAACGtggcccctcctctcctcctctagATTCTGGCCTGTGCCTTGGCAGCCTCCATCCTTCGCAGGCATCTCATGGTCTGGAAAGTGTTTGCCCCTAAGTGAGTAGATTTGCTTGAGAAGTagaggtggtggggagggagaaacTTGGAACAAAGTATGAAGATCCTAAACATCCAGGATGGCCAAGGTTTTGCCTCTACAGGGAAAAGGCAGTAGACCTACTCTGTTCCCTGAGATTCTCCACCTTTCTTTGCAGGTTCATTTTTGAGGCGGTGGGCTTCATTGTGAGCAGCGTGGGACTTCTCCTGGGCATAGCTTTGGTGATGAGAGTGGATGGTGCTGTGAGCTCCTGGTTCAGGCAGCTATTTCTGGCCCAGCAGAGGTAGCCTAGGCTGTGATTACTGGCACTTGGCTACAGAGAGTGCTGGAGAACAGTGTAGCCTGGCCGTACAGGTACTGGATGATCTGCAAGACAGGCTCAGCCCTACCTCTTACTACCATGCAGCCAGGGGCCGCTGGCTTCCAGGACTTCATCATTCTATAATTCAGGACCACAGTGCAGTAGGATCCCTAACTCCTGAGTTGGATGCATCTGAGGGACAAGGAGGGTGGTCTCCGAAGTGgaataaaataggccgggcgtggtggcttgcacctataatcccagcactttgggaggcagaggcgggaggattgcttggtcccgggagttcaagaccagcctgtggaACGtaacaagaccccgtctctactatttaaaaaaaagtggaataaaatgataACATAATTATGTGTGTCTGAGATGTGGGGGAGCCCCACTGTTCTATAGGGGTTGTGAGGAGGATCAGTCTCTCCTGCCACCAGGCACAGATGAGATCAGTCATCTTAGGCAAGCCTGGCTGCACCTGAGAACCTTTATGAAGTGGTTGGAGTTGTCTGAATTCACTGCCTCCACCTCTTCCCAAATCAATCCTCTTATCCCACCGCTATTTTCCTTTGCCATGCAACACATTTTGTTAAGTTCCTGTTCTTTGTCTGATAAAGAGAGAAGACTGAGAAGAGAAGCCCAGGCATCATGCAGCACCGACTTTAACTGTCTGAAGCCCCAAATAGTGCTATGTCCCCGCTCCACTGGGCCTTTTCACTGTAGAACACCCTTTGCCCTTCCCTTCTGTGGAAGCCTCTCTTGTTTCCCAACCTGTGCCACTCTTTATCACATCTACATGCCCATCTTATGTAGCATTCCACCTTGTCCCATTCATTATTCCTGACTTGAAGCCAAAATTGTGTGAATCCACTGGTTCTCTTCTCATGTGTATGTTTTGTGCCCTCTGTTCACCCCAGCACTCCTGTCATGTTTGAAATGCTGGCATGAAATCCTCCTAGAGATGTCCATCAAAAGAGTTGGGAAGAGGCCCTGGAGAGAAGCATCAGGACTGGGATTTGAGGTTTGATGGTACCTAGAacaagaggagctgataccactGAAAAACAGAACAGATGTTAAAACCATGGAATAGCACCTACTTTTAGTTGGCATAAAGTAGAGAAGCTGAGTAGTAGTGGTTGTGAAGTATAAACGTTCACTGCTGTGGTAGGTAGCTAAGGGaagaattgaaattatttttattgttactatcattttaaagagatttttgctctgttgcccaggctggagggcagtggtgcaatcatagctccctgtagtttcaaactcctgggctcaagtgatccatctcagcctcctcagtatctgggaccatgcctggctaatttttaaatttctgtacagacagagtcttgctacattgcccagtctgttcgtgaactcctggcctcaagcgatccttccaccttggcctctcaaagcactaggattacaggtgtgagccacagcacctggctaagTTCAAATTATTAATGGCCAGTGGTCCGTAGATGCCAGATAGTAAGACAACGAAAAGTAtgtttcagctgggtgtggtgcctcgtgcctgtaatcccagcactttggggagccaaggtgggtggatcacctgaggtcaggagtttgagaccagcctggccaacgtggcaaaaccccatctctactaaaaatacaaaaattagctgggtgtggtggtgggcacctgtaattctggctactcaggaggctgaggcgggagaatcgcttgaacctgggaggcagaggttacaatgagccaagatcacgctactgcactccagcctggatgacagagccagactctctcaaaaaaaaaaaaaaaaaaaaaaaaaaaaaaaaaaaaaaaggataggttGTTGTTAACCATGgtagaaagaggtttaataatgCAAGGGGGTGAAGTTGGCCCCAGCTGGCCTGTAAGATGAATTAGAAAAACGCCTCTCCCCAAGTCTGGTGGAAACAACTCCCAAGCATAGTTTGGTGAGCAAATGGTGTCTTTgtgagaaaggggaaaaaaaccaaaaaacaaaacaaaaacctttcctCCATTCCTAGTACCCATGGAAGGATTTTAGGCCCTAGTTCCTCCACTTCTCAGCCAGGTACCCTGCACTTTTTGTAGTAGCCTCCTTGCCTGGAGCCTAAGGCTGATTTGCTGATCTGCCAACCACTGTCTATTCTTTCTCCTGGTATATCTATAAGATTCTATTAGATAAAGACATTAGTACATTGATTTacactattaaaaattatttctagccaggcactgtgtcatgtccctatagtcccagctacttgggaggcagaggtgggaggatcacttgaggatagcaagactccgtctctacaaaaataaaaaaattagccaggcatggtcccagctatgtaggaggctgaggtggatcacttgagcccaggagtttgaggctgtagtgcacaATGAacgcacctgtgaatagccactgcactccagcctgggcaacatagatcctgtctctcttaaaaagaaaaattatcttatcCCTCCCTTTTCCTTGAAATCAGAGTccgtttaaaaagaaaaattatcttatcCCTCCCTTTTCCTTGAAATCAGAGTCCGTTCCACACTAAcccaatgattctttttttttttcctttaattttttatagagatggggtcttgctgtcttgactaggctggtcttgaactcctggcctcaagccatcctcctgcctcgacctcctaaagtgttaggattacaggtgtgagccattgcacccagccctgattcttttttaaaaaagctttattgaAATGCAatttaccataaaatttacccatgTAAGGTGTAAGATTTAATGGTTTTTGTGTATTTACAgaattgtacaaccatcaccagaatcaattttagaacattttcaccaaCCCCAAAAGAAAATCTACTGTTTAGATATCACCCTCCAATCCTCCCCAACCCGTGGCTAGCACTAATCTGCTGTTTCTCTATATATTTGCCCATTTTGGATATTTCACAGAAATGGGATCATGATAATATGTGGTGTTTTGTGACTGGCATCTTCcagttagcataatgttttccgGTATCATTTATATAGCAGCACACagcagtacttcattctttttcttttttaaaattgaagtaaaattcatataaaaatcaccattttaaagtgtataatttagtGGCCATTAGTACATTCACAACATTGTACAATTATCATCACTATCaattccagaatgttttcattaccccaaaaagGAACTGTACCCTTAAGCAGTcattccttctcttctcccccTTAACTCCTGGTAccactaatttattttctgtctctatagatttgcgt from Pongo abelii isolate AG06213 chromosome 13, NHGRI_mPonAbe1-v2.0_pri, whole genome shotgun sequence includes these protein-coding regions:
- the PIGO gene encoding GPI ethanolamine phosphate transferase 3 isoform X1, coding for MQKASVLLFLAWVCFLFYAGIALFTSGFLLTRLELTNHSSCQEPPGPGSLPWGSQGKPGACWMASRFSRVVLVLIDALRFDFAQPQHSHVPGEPPVSLPFLGKLSSLQRILEIQPHHARLYRSQVDPPTTTMQRLKALTTGSLPTFIDAGSNFASHAIVEDNLIKQLTSAGRRVVFMGDDTWKDLFPGAFSKAFFFPSFNVRDLDTVDNGILEHLYPTMDSGEWDVLIAHFLGVDHCGHKHGPHHPEMAKKLSQMDQVIQGLVERLENDTLLVVAGDHGMTTNGDHGGDSELEVSAALFLYSPTALFPSTPPEEPEVIPQVSLVPTLALLLGLPIPFGNIGEVMAELFSGGEDSQPHSSALAQASALHLNAQQVSRFLHTYSAATQDLQAKELHQLQNLFSKASADYQWLLQSPRGAEATLPTVIAELQQFLRGARAMCIESWARFSLVRMAGGTALLAASCFICLLASQWAISPGFPFRPLLIPVAWGLVGAIAYAGLLGTIELKLDLVLLGAVAAVSSFLPFLWKAWAGWGSKRPLATLFPIPGPVLLLLLFRLAVFFSDSFVVAEARATPFLLGSFILLLVVQLHWEGQLLPPKLLTMPRLGTSATTNPPRHNGAYALRLGIGLLLCTRLAGLFHRCPEETPVCQSSPWLSPLASMVGGRAKNLWYGACVAALVALLAAVRLWLRRYGNLKSPEPPMLFVRWGLPLMALGTAAYWALASGADEAPPRLRVLVSGASMVLPRAVAGLAASGLALLLWKPVTVLVKAGAGAPRTRTVLTPFSGPPTSQADLDYVVPQIYRHMQEEFRGRLERAKSQGPLTVAAYQLGSVYSAAMVTALTLLAFPLLLLHAERISLVFLLLFLQSFLLLHLLAAGIPITTPGPFTVPWQAVSAWALMATQTFYSTGHQPVFPAIHWHAAFVGFPEGHGSRTWLPALLVGANTFASHLLFAVGCPLLLLWPFLCESQGLRKRQQPPGNEADSRVRPEEEEEPLMEMRLRDGPHHFYAALLQLGLKYLFILGIQILACALAASILRRHLMVWKVFAPKFIFEAVGFIVSSVGLLLGIALVMRVDGAVSSWFRQLFLAQQR
- the PIGO gene encoding GPI ethanolamine phosphate transferase 3 isoform X3, whose product is MQKASVLLFLAWVCFLFYAGIALFTSGFLLTRLELTNHSSCQEPPGPGSLPWGSQGKPGACWMASRFSRVVLVLIDALRFDFAQPQHSHVPGEPPVSLPFLGKLSSLQRILEIQPHHARLYRSQVDPPTTTMQRLKALTTGSLPTFIDAGSNFASHAIVEDNLIKQLTSAGRRVVFMGDDTWKDLFPGAFSKAFFFPSFNVRDLDTVDNGILEHLYPTMDSGEWDVLIAHFLGVDHCGHKHGPHHPEMAKKLSQMDQVIQGLVERLENDTLLVVAGDHGMTTNGDHGGDSELEVSAALFLYSPTALFPSTPPEEPEVIPQVSLVPTLALLLGLPIPFGNIGEVMAELFSGGEDSQPHSSALAQASALHLNAQQVSRFLHTYSAATQDLQAKELHQLQNLFSKASADYQWLLQSPRGAEATLPTVIAELQQFLRGARAMCIESWARFSLSFLLLHLLAAGIPITTPGPFTVPWQAVSAWALMATQTFYSTGHQPVFPAIHWHAAFVGFPEGHGSRTWLPALLVGANTFASHLLFAVGCPLLLLWPFLCESQGLRKRQQPPGNEADSRVRPEEEEEPLMEMRLRDGPHHFYAALLQLGLKYLFILGIQILACALAASILRRHLMVWKVFAPKFIFEAVGFIVSSVGLLLGIALVMRVDGAVSSWFRQLFLAQQR
- the PIGO gene encoding GPI ethanolamine phosphate transferase 3 isoform X2: MQKASVLLFLAWVCFLFYAGIALFTSGFLLTRLELTNHSSCQEPPGPGSLPWGSQGKPGACWMASRFSRVVLVLIDALRFDFAQPQHSHVPGEPPVSLPFLGKLSSLQRILEIQPHHARLYRSQVDPPTTTMQRLKALTTGSLPTFIDAGSNFASHAIVEDNLIKQLTSAGRRVVFMGDDTWKDLFPGAFSKAFFFPSFNVRDLDTVDNGILEHLYPTMDSGEWDVLIAHFLGVDHCGHKHGPHHPEMAKKLSQMDQVIQGLVERLENDTLLVVAGDHGMTTNGDHGGDSELEVSAALFLYSPTALFPSTPPEVSRFLHTYSAATQDLQAKELHQLQNLFSKASADYQWLLQSPRGAEATLPTVIAELQQFLRGARAMCIESWARFSLVRMAGGTALLAASCFICLLASQWAISPGFPFRPLLIPVAWGLVGAIAYAGLLGTIELKLDLVLLGAVAAVSSFLPFLWKAWAGWGSKRPLATLFPIPGPVLLLLLFRLAVFFSDSFVVAEARATPFLLGSFILLLVVQLHWEGQLLPPKLLTMPRLGTSATTNPPRHNGAYALRLGIGLLLCTRLAGLFHRCPEETPVCQSSPWLSPLASMVGGRAKNLWYGACVAALVALLAAVRLWLRRYGNLKSPEPPMLFVRWGLPLMALGTAAYWALASGADEAPPRLRVLVSGASMVLPRAVAGLAASGLALLLWKPVTVLVKAGAGAPRTRTVLTPFSGPPTSQADLDYVVPQIYRHMQEEFRGRLERAKSQGPLTVAAYQLGSVYSAAMVTALTLLAFPLLLLHAERISLVFLLLFLQSFLLLHLLAAGIPITTPGPFTVPWQAVSAWALMATQTFYSTGHQPVFPAIHWHAAFVGFPEGHGSRTWLPALLVGANTFASHLLFAVGCPLLLLWPFLCESQGLRKRQQPPGNEADSRVRPEEEEEPLMEMRLRDGPHHFYAALLQLGLKYLFILGIQILACALAASILRRHLMVWKVFAPKFIFEAVGFIVSSVGLLLGIALVMRVDGAVSSWFRQLFLAQQR
- the PIGO gene encoding GPI ethanolamine phosphate transferase 3 isoform X4, which gives rise to MQKASVLLFLAWVCFLFYAGIALFTSGFLLTRLELTNHSSCQEPPGPGSLPWGSQGKPGACWMASRFSRVVLVLIDALRFDFAQPQHSHVPGEPPVSLPFLGKLSSLQRILEIQPHHARLYRSQVDPPTTTMQRLKALTTGSLPTFIDAGSNFASHAIVEDNLIKQLTSAGRRVVFMGDDTWKDLFPGAFSKAFFFPSFNVRDLDTVDNGILEHLYPTMDSGEWDVLIAHFLGVDHCGHKHGPHHPEMAKKLSQMDQVIQGLVERLENDTLLVVAGDHGMTTNGDHGGDSELEVSAALFLYSPTALFPSTPPEVSRFLHTYSAATQDLQAKELHQLQNLFSKASADYQWLLQSPRGAEATLPTVIAELQQFLRGARAMCIESWARFSLSFLLLHLLAAGIPITTPGPFTVPWQAVSAWALMATQTFYSTGHQPVFPAIHWHAAFVGFPEGHGSRTWLPALLVGANTFASHLLFAVGCPLLLLWPFLCESQGLRKRQQPPGNEADSRVRPEEEEEPLMEMRLRDGPHHFYAALLQLGLKYLFILGIQILACALAASILRRHLMVWKVFAPKFIFEAVGFIVSSVGLLLGIALVMRVDGAVSSWFRQLFLAQQR